TTTCCTCTGGAGAACAAGACTCATCTTCTCGCCTTTTGTACTCATACCATTCCGCCATGGAAGGCTTTGCAGCTCGACTCTCTGAAGCTGAGCTTGAGTCTTTGAGGGGATCTAATGACGTGTTATCGATACGTGCAGAGAGGAGGCTTGAAATTCAGACTACTTATTCCTACAAGTTCTTGGGACTAAATTCGACGAGAGAAGGAGCTTGGTTAAAGTCTGGATTTGGTCGAGGGGCGATCATTGGAGTGTTGGACACTGGAGTTTGGCCAGAAAGTCCAAGTTTTGATGATCATGGGATGCCACCTGCTCCACAGAAATGGAGAGGTATCTGCCAAGGAGGACAGGATTTCAATTCTTCTAGTTGCAATCGCAAGCTTATTGGTGCAAGGTTTTTCAGCAAAGGACATCGGGTGGCCTCAATGACATCATCACCAGATGCAGTGGAGGAATATGTGTCTCCACGGGATTCCCATGGCCATGGTACACACACAGCATCCACTGTTGGGGGAGCTGCAGTTCCAATGGCTGGTGTGCTCGGAAATGGAGTAGGGGAGGCTCGAGGGATGGCCCCAGGTGCCCATATTGCGATATATAAAGTCTGCTGGTTCAGTGGTTGTTACAGCTCTGATATACTTGCAGCAATGGATGTAGCCATCAGAGATGAAGTAGACATATTGTCACTCTCACTTGGTGGCTTCCCTATTCCACTTTATGATGATACTATTGCCATTGGAAGTTTCAGAGCCATGGAGCATGGAATTTCAGTTATATGTGCAGCAGGGAATAACGGACCAATCCAAAGTTCAGTAGCCAACGGTGCTCCTTGGATTGCCACTATTGGTGCTAGCACACTTGACAGGAGATTTCCAGCATCAGTTCAGTTAGGCAATGGAAAATTACTGTACGGAGAATCCTTGTACCCTGGGAAGAAAGTTCCTAGCTCTCGGAAGAGTCTTGAGATTGTTTATGTCAAGGATAAGGACAAGGGAAGTGAATTTTGCTTGAGAGGATCGCTATCAAGAGCACAAGTTCAAGGGAAAATGGTTGTGTGTGATAGGGGAGTCAATGGAAGGGCAGAAAAAGGTCAGGTTGTGAAGGAGGCAGGTGCTGCTGCCATGATCTTAACAAATACAGCAATAAATTTGGAGGAAGATTCTGTTGATGTCCATGTCCTCCCAGCAACGTTGATTGGCTTCGATGAATCAATTCAATTACAAAACTACCTGAACTCAACAAAAAGACCAACAGCTCGATTCATATTTGGAAGAACGGTAATAGGAAAGTCTAGAGCACCTGCAGTAGCTCAATTTTCGTCAAGGGGGCCAAGCTATACTGATCCTTCAATTCTCAAACCTGATTTGATTGCTCCAGGGGTAAACATAATTGCCGCTTGGCCACAAAACTTAGGCCCCAGTGGCCTTCCTGAAGATTCACGAAGAGTAAATTTCACTGTTATGTCAGGGACTTCAATGGCTTGCCCTCATGTTAGTGGAATTGCCGCATTGATCCATTCAGCTCATCCTAAATGGACTCCAGCAGCAATCAGATCCGCATTAGTGACCACTGCAGATACAGCTGACCATTTGGGAAAACCAATCATGGATGGAGATGCACCAGCTAAACTTTTTGCATCTGGAGCTGGACATGTGAACCCCGGAAGAGCCATCGATCCTGGATTGATATATGACATCCAGGTTGATGAATATATCACTCATCTTTGCACTATCGGATACAGAAATTCTGAAGTCTTCAGCATTACTCATAGGAATGTCAGCTGCCATGACATTTTACAGAAGAACAGAGGTTTCAGCCTAAATTACCCCTCCATTTCACTAATATTCAGGGAAGGAATGACTAGAAAGATGATCAAGAGGAGAGTAACAAATGTGGGGAACCCTAACTCTATTTACTCAGTTGACGTTGTGGCACCTGAGGAAGTCAAAGTGAGAGTCAAGCCACGTCGTCTGATATTTAAACAAGCAAACCAAAGCTTAAGCTATAGAGTTTGGTTTATATCAAGGAAGAAAATCGGGTCTAAAAAGATGAGCTTTGCAGAGGGGCAATTGACATGGTTCGATGTAAGAAACAAAGCCAAGAAAGTCAGGAGTCCTATTTCAGTCACATGGGCATCAATGAAATGAACGCTATCACCACTTTCACAACCGTAGCACCAAATATTTCATTGTCTTAGTTCAAAATTTCCAATGAGAAATTTCACGTCACATTATAAATTGATGTTAGAGCAAATACACTTAGTCTTTCTATAAAGAAGAAATTTCTTGTGTTTTACCAAGTAGATATGTCTcctcaatattcagaagtattaatatgtataaataaatgGATTAGACAAATCACAAGTTTGCGCTTGGACTTGGAAGTGAACCATCACAAAGAAGTAACATCTAACTGTAAATGGAGTGagaagatttctcaagtttacACCTTTTGAGCTAAATTACTCATAAAACCAGTAGGACAGacaaaaaatttcaagaaattggTCAGGCAAAAGCAAACATACAATATAATCTCAACTTTTAACAAACTGCAAGCCATTTGAATTAGCATACCGCTCCATAAATCTCATGAACCTGTCCCATTCCCGTGGAGTGCGCATAATATACTTAGCTTCAATTCCTGCAGGCTTTCCATTAACAAACTTGGCATTGACATCAACCGACGTTAGAACCCCTTCTTCGTCAATCATGTAGAATCCAGTGATATCCCCAACTTCACCAGATGAATCAAATACAGAGGGTTGATCAAACCTGAATATAGCCATACCATTTGTCCCATCCCTTGACTTGGTTAATTTCACATCTGGTATTGTCTGTTCATCAGTTCCTTGTATGAACTGAATTTTTGGTTGAACCATCATTATACATAGTCTCGACATTTTCTGGTTTTGGATATTCGATGTGAAACGCGAACGAGGTAGGCACAAGCGTTGGCCATTGAATGAAGAACCTGCATTTTGATGAACCACCCCTGATGCTATTCCTACAATACATGACACAAACCAactattattgattttgatttaCTATGTTTCCTACTTtttttggaaacaacctctttatCACCAGCAGATAGGAGTAAAGTCTGTCGTACACTCTAATGCCGCCGGAacatattattgttattgattTACTAGTTCTTTATTAGAGTTCCAGTGTCGAATTAcccaaaaagaagagaattattATATCTTTGAAGTTTATGCACAAATACTCATCTCACAAATTACTCATAAAGAAATCAAGTTAACGAAGAGAGTAAAGGTAAATAAGCAAATTTTGGTACATACCGAGAAGAGAGCGAGGTTGATGTGAAGTGCGAGAAAGAGCAGGGGAAAATGCAAGAGATTGAAGAGTAGCCATTACAAAGTGCAGacagagaaagagagagagagaatggaCTAAAAACAGATGATGGATATGGTCTGTGGGTAAACAGAGAGTGCTCGTTGTAACAACGACAGCCATTCACTTCTTTAGATTGGCTTTACCCATACGGTTTATTTTTGAGCCAATGATGACTATCTTATTCACCACCCTTCCCATCTTGTTCGCTTTGTCtttctaattttaattttagtataTCTGatagtaaaaatatatatatatttagcctaatatatgattttaaaaactcttaattagtaaaaaaaacataattatttgaaagtataaagagatatatataatatagatacatatctaataaagtaattttttcttttcataaatagttatagttagtttggactatatttatgaatagtaattatAGTTTgtctaattaaaaattatagtaATAATTTTAgcggagagaggcgagcgacattgaaacAAGTAGAAGAGAGAGGCAAACAAGTTGTATATCAGATACAACATATATCTCAATTGAAACTAAGATACACAGACCACTGATACATTCATACACAAtctcctctctctctatctcttaAATATCGCTCTTCTTTCTTCCCTCTCTCCCAATCTCGCACACAGATACAAAAATACACATATTAGCTTTAAAACTGAAACATAGATATACATATATTGTATCACCCTTAATATAAATACACATATACAATTTTTTGtgatacaaaaatgaaaaaatatattcatatagTGTTTGAATATTGTATCACtcctaaaaaatataacatatataattttgtTTGTGAAATAGTTGTATTAATTTGTTTTTGATACACATATACATTTTAATAATAGTTGTATTAGTTTTTTGTGATACACTGATACAATTTTTTGTTGCATAAATACAATTAGATGTATTAATCAAACACAATATAGTTTGATAATCTGTATAtcaatttttctgatacatagatACAATTGTTGTATTAATTTAAGAAAGGAAATAAgatttcaaaataaaagagattctAATATAATTTGATGCATATTTTTGATTGAATGATGGAAATACTGAACAACAAATCAAGAACTCATAGTGATTTTTTTGGACATATTGGCGTTGATCTAAATCAACAATTAGCAGTCACCCAAAAAAATCAAAGGTATTGATTAAAAAATCcaagtaaaattttaataggGTTTGAAATCAATATTAAAAACAGAAagggagaagaagaaagatttaattaatgaattgtAGAGAGAGCAAGAGGAAATTGTGAGATGAGAAAGGAAAGTGAGAGACAGAGAGACCGATAGAGGGGGGGAGGAGAGTGACGAACGAGAGACCAATAAGGTTTTATTTGCTATAAAACCTTAAATATAGTTATGTTAGATAATGTTTTTGAAAGTTTCACTAAGTTATGTATATATACTAGCTATGTTAGTTATATAGTTTTTCCTTATAAATTTTTTCCCCGTTGATTACCCAAACTTACACCTCATTTAAGAAGTATAAAAAGATTgctgtcaaatatagaacccaatCAGAGTTGAAGTCGATCCCACAGGGAATACGGAGGAAATACGTCTACTAGCATTTACATTTAGTTGTAGTCAATATTTCTCGAAAATAAAATTGCATAAAGTAAACTAGGATTTTGGTTCAATTC
This DNA window, taken from Solanum dulcamara chromosome 3, daSolDulc1.2, whole genome shotgun sequence, encodes the following:
- the LOC129882706 gene encoding subtilisin-like protease SBT1.2, with amino-acid sequence MHSWKITTLAMESTTQFSFLCLLLSLVFIQAQDLQTYIVQLHPYGATRPPFTSKLQWHLSFLAKAVSSGEQDSSSRLLYSYHSAMEGFAARLSEAELESLRGSNDVLSIRAERRLEIQTTYSYKFLGLNSTREGAWLKSGFGRGAIIGVLDTGVWPESPSFDDHGMPPAPQKWRGICQGGQDFNSSSCNRKLIGARFFSKGHRVASMTSSPDAVEEYVSPRDSHGHGTHTASTVGGAAVPMAGVLGNGVGEARGMAPGAHIAIYKVCWFSGCYSSDILAAMDVAIRDEVDILSLSLGGFPIPLYDDTIAIGSFRAMEHGISVICAAGNNGPIQSSVANGAPWIATIGASTLDRRFPASVQLGNGKLLYGESLYPGKKVPSSRKSLEIVYVKDKDKGSEFCLRGSLSRAQVQGKMVVCDRGVNGRAEKGQVVKEAGAAAMILTNTAINLEEDSVDVHVLPATLIGFDESIQLQNYLNSTKRPTARFIFGRTVIGKSRAPAVAQFSSRGPSYTDPSILKPDLIAPGVNIIAAWPQNLGPSGLPEDSRRVNFTVMSGTSMACPHVSGIAALIHSAHPKWTPAAIRSALVTTADTADHLGKPIMDGDAPAKLFASGAGHVNPGRAIDPGLIYDIQVDEYITHLCTIGYRNSEVFSITHRNVSCHDILQKNRGFSLNYPSISLIFREGMTRKMIKRRVTNVGNPNSIYSVDVVAPEEVKVRVKPRRLIFKQANQSLSYRVWFISRKKIGSKKMSFAEGQLTWFDVRNKAKKVRSPISVTWASMK
- the LOC129882707 gene encoding photosystem II reaction center PSB28 protein, chloroplastic, with product MAVVVTTSTLCLPTDHIHHLFLVHSLSLFLCLHFVMATLQSLAFSPALSRTSHQPRSLLGIASGVVHQNAGSSFNGQRLCLPRSRFTSNIQNQKMSRLCIMMVQPKIQFIQGTDEQTIPDVKLTKSRDGTNGMAIFRFDQPSVFDSSGEVGDITGFYMIDEEGVLTSVDVNAKFVNGKPAGIEAKYIMRTPREWDRFMRFMERYANSNGLQFVKS